The following are encoded together in the Methylorubrum sp. B1-46 genome:
- a CDS encoding nucleotidyltransferase family protein translates to MSAEPTPKKITRAFVLAAGLGKRMRPITATVPKPLVEVAGKALIDHALDRAAQGGIETAVVNVHWLADLMEGHLSHRTGAPAIVVSDERDALLETGGGVKKALDRLNGEPFVVFNSDSFWLEGPRPNLGRLIESWNPETMDILLLVAPTATSLGYEGAGDFDMDSDGRLSWRGEREVAPFIYAGVAILKPELFADTPEGSFSLTLLFDRAVKRNRLHGLRLDGQWLHVGTPEAIQAAEARVQESARIV, encoded by the coding sequence ATGAGCGCTGAACCCACCCCGAAAAAAATCACCCGCGCCTTCGTGCTCGCGGCGGGCCTGGGCAAGCGCATGCGCCCGATTACCGCGACGGTGCCCAAACCCTTGGTCGAAGTCGCCGGCAAGGCCCTGATCGACCACGCCCTCGACCGGGCGGCGCAGGGCGGCATCGAGACGGCGGTGGTCAACGTCCACTGGCTCGCCGACCTGATGGAGGGGCATCTCTCCCACCGCACCGGCGCCCCGGCCATCGTCGTCTCCGACGAACGGGACGCCCTGCTCGAGACCGGCGGCGGCGTGAAGAAGGCGCTCGACCGGCTCAACGGCGAGCCCTTCGTGGTGTTCAACTCGGACTCGTTCTGGTTGGAGGGGCCGCGGCCCAATCTCGGGCGGCTGATCGAGTCCTGGAACCCCGAGACGATGGATATCCTGCTTCTCGTCGCCCCGACCGCGACGAGCCTCGGCTACGAGGGCGCGGGCGATTTCGACATGGACTCGGACGGTCGGCTCTCGTGGCGCGGCGAGCGCGAGGTTGCGCCCTTCATCTATGCCGGCGTGGCGATCCTGAAGCCGGAGCTATTCGCCGACACGCCGGAGGGCTCCTTCTCCCTGACCCTGCTGTTCGACCGGGCGGTCAAGCGCAACCGCCTCCACGGCCTGCGCCTCGACGGGCAGTGGCTGCACGTCGGCACGCCGGAGGCGATCCAGGCGGCCGAGGCGCGGGTGCAGGAGAGTGCGCGGATCGTTTGA
- the tsaE gene encoding tRNA (adenosine(37)-N6)-threonylcarbamoyltransferase complex ATPase subunit type 1 TsaE, with protein MSEVPDSTAGSPRPGPSQGEAQTPPASSSPRRAAWEVLLPEEGATEDMAAFLAGILRPGDLVALSGGLGAGKTTLARAMIRELAGDPRLEVPSPTFTLMQPYETRSGRTVIHADLYRLRGPDELVELGFDELSETAITLVEWPERLGHRENPTLTVELSLRAEYGEEARLIRIDGTGDMRERIDRARAVRALLARSGWDEAERVLMQGDASSRAYERLVRPGGETAVLMISPPRPDGPPVKDGKPYSAVVKLAESIHAFVGMDRALRAIGFSAPKILGENLDAGLLILEDLGSEPVIENGAPRPERYAEAVRLLAKLHATDLPTTVPVSEGIDHAIPAYDLEALLFEAELMPEWYAPAIRGTTLSPEARSTFRDLWAEALKDLIAEPATWTLRDYHSPNLIWLPERTGLERVGVIDFQDAVMGHPAYDVASLLQDARVDASADFELRLLGLYIRERRGRDIGFDMQAFARAYAVLAAQRATKILGIFARLDKRDGKPGYLAHLPRIEGYVARNLAHPALAAVRAWHETHLPSLVAPRPDAEPAAS; from the coding sequence TTGAGCGAGGTTCCGGACAGCACGGCGGGAAGCCCGCGGCCCGGCCCGTCGCAGGGCGAGGCCCAGACGCCGCCGGCGTCATCGTCGCCCCGGCGCGCCGCCTGGGAGGTGCTGCTGCCCGAGGAGGGCGCGACCGAGGACATGGCCGCTTTCCTGGCCGGCATTCTGCGGCCCGGCGACCTCGTGGCGCTCTCCGGCGGGCTCGGCGCGGGCAAGACCACGCTCGCCCGCGCGATGATCCGCGAACTCGCGGGCGATCCGCGGCTCGAAGTGCCGAGCCCGACCTTCACCCTGATGCAGCCCTACGAGACCCGCTCCGGCCGCACGGTGATCCACGCCGATCTCTACCGCCTGCGCGGTCCGGACGAGCTGGTGGAACTCGGCTTCGACGAACTTTCGGAGACCGCGATCACCCTGGTCGAGTGGCCCGAAAGGCTGGGCCACCGCGAGAATCCCACGCTCACCGTCGAGCTGTCCCTGCGGGCGGAGTATGGCGAGGAGGCCCGCCTCATCCGGATTGACGGCACCGGCGACATGCGCGAGCGCATCGATCGCGCCCGCGCCGTCCGGGCTTTGCTCGCCCGCAGCGGCTGGGACGAGGCCGAGCGGGTGCTGATGCAGGGCGACGCCTCCTCGCGCGCCTACGAGCGGCTGGTGAGGCCGGGCGGCGAGACCGCCGTGCTGATGATCTCGCCGCCCCGTCCCGACGGCCCGCCGGTCAAGGACGGGAAGCCCTACAGCGCCGTGGTCAAGCTCGCCGAGAGCATCCACGCCTTCGTCGGTATGGACCGGGCGCTGCGGGCGATCGGCTTCTCGGCCCCGAAGATCCTGGGTGAGAACCTCGATGCCGGCCTGCTGATCCTGGAGGATCTCGGCTCCGAGCCGGTGATCGAGAACGGCGCGCCGCGTCCCGAGCGCTACGCCGAGGCCGTCCGGCTGCTGGCCAAGCTCCATGCCACCGACCTGCCGACGACCGTGCCGGTGAGCGAGGGGATCGATCACGCCATCCCGGCCTACGACCTCGAAGCCCTGCTGTTCGAGGCGGAGCTGATGCCCGAGTGGTACGCGCCCGCGATCCGCGGCACGACCCTGTCGCCCGAGGCGCGGAGCACCTTCCGCGATCTCTGGGCGGAGGCGCTGAAGGACCTGATCGCCGAGCCCGCCACCTGGACCCTGCGCGACTACCACTCGCCCAACCTGATCTGGCTCCCCGAGCGGACCGGGCTGGAGCGGGTCGGCGTGATCGACTTCCAGGACGCGGTGATGGGCCACCCGGCCTACGACGTCGCCTCGCTGCTGCAGGACGCCCGCGTCGATGCCAGCGCCGATTTCGAATTGCGGCTGCTCGGCCTCTATATCCGCGAGCGCCGCGGCCGGGATATCGGCTTCGACATGCAGGCTTTCGCCCGCGCCTACGCGGTGCTGGCGGCCCAGCGCGCCACCAAGATCCTCGGCATCTTCGCCCGACTGGACAAGCGCGACGGCAAGCCGGGCTACCTGGCCCACCTGCCGCGGATCGAGGGCTATGTCGCCCGCAACCTCGCCCATCCGGCGCTGGCGGCGGTCAGGGCGTGGCACGAGACCCACCTGCCGAGCCTCGTCGCACCGCGGCCGGATGCCGAACCTGCCGCATCCTGA